ACAGGCGCTGGGCTCTATCCACATCCCCCTTGATCTCGAGTTCGTAGGCCGATTCGCCAGAGAGGCGAGTGGTGAGATTGTCGGGGGTGTCGGTGGCGACGACCTGGCCGCGGTTGATAATGGTGACGCGATCGCAGGTCATGCTCACCTCCGGCAAAATGTGGGTGGAGAGAATGATGGTGTGGCTACCCGCTAGCCCTTTAATCAACTGCCGCACTTCATTAATCTGGCGAGGATCCAACCCTACCGTCGGCTCGTCCAAAATAATCACCGGCGGGTCGTGGATGATGGCTTGAGCAATGCCTACCCGCTGTCGATAACCTTTTGACAGCTTGCGAATCAGCACTTTGCGCTTGTCGATCAGACCGCAGTGATCCATTGCAATATCGGCTCGCTTTTGGCGTAGATCAGCGGGCACGCCCTTGATTTTGGCGACAAAGTTGAGAAAGCCCTGCACCGTCATATCGGGATACAGCGGCGGCGACTCGGGCAGGTAACCAATCCGCTGCCGCACTGCCATGGAGTCGCTGTGCACGTCGTACCCCGCCACTCGGGCCGTACCTTCAGACGCTGGGAGATACCCCGCCAAAATTCGCATGGTGGTAGTTTTACCTGCCCCGTTCGGCCCCAAAAAACCGAGAATTTCCCCAGGCTGTGCCCCAAAGGTGATGTCTCGAATGGCCGTGGTAGACCCGTAGGTCTTACTCAGGTGCTCAACTTCAATCATGGGTGTAGAACCGCCAGCAAACCAGTGGATATTGTACTGCTGATTACAGTAGCGATTTTTCCTCCCATTGCGTTTAAGTCGCCAAATCTGGTCAACCCCCTCATCGCCCCACCTTCCTCATCTCTCGCTAGCTACCCTCTACTACAATGGCCAGGTCTATTGGACCAGAGACCGTAGCTTAGAATGGATCTATTTAAGCGCCAGATGTGGATCAACTTTCTGGGATTGTTGCCCGGCAGCTTGGTCACAATATTAGTGATTGCTA
The sequence above is a segment of the Nodosilinea sp. FACHB-141 genome. Coding sequences within it:
- a CDS encoding ABC transporter ATP-binding protein, yielding MIEVEHLSKTYGSTTAIRDITFGAQPGEILGFLGPNGAGKTTTMRILAGYLPASEGTARVAGYDVHSDSMAVRQRIGYLPESPPLYPDMTVQGFLNFVAKIKGVPADLRQKRADIAMDHCGLIDKRKVLIRKLSKGYRQRVGIAQAIIHDPPVIILDEPTVGLDPRQINEVRQLIKGLAGSHTIILSTHILPEVSMTCDRVTIINRGQVVATDTPDNLTTRLSGESAYELEIKGDVDRAQRLLRELSPVRQVTLLGLEHLPEYHHRLRVSAEADRGLGGAIAAALVNAGLELHELRRQQATLEDVFLNLTTTEPATGPTAPPEAFAELPTIEPAPDESEA